Proteins encoded within one genomic window of Camelina sativa cultivar DH55 chromosome 19, Cs, whole genome shotgun sequence:
- the LOC104765711 gene encoding protein ASPARTIC PROTEASE IN GUARD CELL 1-like, translating to MAFKRLISLLTVTLSLFLTTTDASSRPLSTPPKTSVLDVVSSLQQTQTILSLDPARSSFTSTRPVSVSLSDPVFLNSSSPLSLELHSRDIFVASQHKDYKSLVLSRLERDSSRVSGIAAKIRFAVEGIDRSDLKPVDNEDTRYQTQELTTPVVSGASQGSGEYFSRIGVGTPAKEMYLVLDTGSDVNWIQCEPCSDCYQQSDPVFNPTSSSTYKSLTCSAPQCSLLETSACRSNKCLYQVSYGDGSFTVGEFATDTMSFGESGKLNDVALGCGHDNEGLFTGAAGLLGLGGGVLSITNQMKATSFSYCLVDRDSGKSSSLDFNSVQLGSGDATAPLLRNQKIDTFYYLGLSGFSVGGQKVMISDSIFAVDASGSGGVILDCGTAVTRLQTEAYNSLRDAFLRLTTNLKKGTSSISLFDTCYDFSSLSTVKVPTVTFHFTGGKSLDLPAKNYLIPVDDSGTFCFAFAPTSSSLSIIGNVQQQGTRITYDLANNRIGLSANKC from the coding sequence ATGGCTTTCAAGCGACTTATCTCTCTCCTCACcgtcactctctctctcttcctcaccACGACCGATGCTTCATCTCGACCTCTATCCACTCCACCTAAAACGTCCGTGCTCGACGTCGTTTCATCTCTCCAGCAAACACAAACCATCCTCTCACTCGACCCGGCTCGTTCCTCATTCACCTCCACCAGACCCGTATCCGTATCCCTATCCGACCCGGTCTTCTTAAACTCCTCTTCACCACTGTCTCTAGAGCTTCACTCCCGAGACATTTTCGTCGCGTCACAGCACAAAGACTACAAAAGCCTGGTACTGAGCCGACTCGAGCGTGACTCATCCCGAGTCTCCGGAATCGCCGCGAAAATCCGGTTCGCCGTCGAAGGGATCGATAGATCCGATCTCAAACCCGTTGACAACGAAGATACCCGTTACCAAACCCAGGAACTAACGACGCCCGTCGTCTCCGGAGCCTCACAAGGAAGCGGCGAGTATTTCTCAAGAATCGGAGTCGGAACTCCGGCGAAAGAGATGTACTTGGTCCTCGACACGGGAAGCGACGTGAACTGGATCCAGTGTGAACCTTGCTCCGACTGTTACCAACAATCCGACCCGGTTTTTAACCCGACTTCGTCTTCCACGTACAAATCACTCACTTGCTCTGCTCCACAGTGCTCTCTTCTCGAAACCTCCGCTTGTCGCTCAAACAAGTGTCTCTACCAAGTTAGTTACGGAGACGGATCTTTCACCGTCGGTGAATTCGCTACCGATACGATGTCGTTTGGCGAGTCAGGTAAATTAAACGACGTCGCTTTGGGATGCGGTCACGATAACGAAGGTCTCTTTACCGGAGCAGCCGGTTTGCTCGGTTTAGGAGGTGGAGTTCTGTCGATAACCAATCAGATGAAAGCGACGTCGTTTTCTTACTGCCTCGTCGACCGTGACTCGGGTAAATCGTCGAGTCTTGATTTCAACTCGGTCCAACTCGGTAGCGGAGACGCGACGGCGCCGCTTCTACGTAACCAAAAGATCGACACGTTCTATTACCTCGGGCTCAGCGGGTTCAGCGTCGGTGGTCAAAAGGTCATGATATCTGACTCGATCTTCGCAGTCGACGCTTCGGGAAGCGGAGGGGTGATCTTGGATTGTGGAACCGCCGTGACTCGTCTTCAGACAGAGGCGTATAACTCGCTTCGCGACGCGTTTCTCAGACTCACCACGAATCTCAAGAAGGGGACTTCGAGCATCTCTCTGTTCGACACGTGCTACGATTTCTCGTCTCTCTCCACCGTGAAAGTACCGACGGTGACGTTTCATTTCACCGGAGGTAAGTCTCTTGATTTGCCGGCGAAGAATTATCTGATCCCTGTGGATGATAGCGGGACGTTCTGCTTCGCTTTTGCCCCGACGTCGTCGTCGTTGTCGATCATCGGGAATGTGCAGCAGCAAGGGACACGTATCACTTACGATCTAGCGAATAATCGTATCGGGTTGTCAGCGAATAAATGctag
- the LOC104765712 gene encoding carbon catabolite repressor protein 4 homolog 3 isoform X1 encodes MPSSRIVRDWIDSDSTTPLSQDSERFTVVSYNILGDRNASHHKDLYTNVSFPYLKWGYRKRLICEELIRLNPDIICMQEVDKYFDLFRMMEKAGYAGSYKRRTGDNIDGCAMFWKADRFRVLERENIEFSQFGMCDNVAQLAVLELRKSKSRKILLGNIHVLYNPNKGDVKLGQIRSLCSKAHLLSNKWGDIPIVLGGDFNSTPQSPLYSFLATSELNIMEHDKKELSGQKNCRPTQALETGSKPSNTITFKSSSWTNEEIRVATGQENSYWAVHPLKLNSSYASVMGSANDTRDSVGEPLATSYHSKFLGTVDYLWYSDGLVPARVLDTFPIDVLCKTRGLPCKELGSDHLALVSEFFFEPNG; translated from the exons ATGCCGTCTTCTCGGATTGTTCGTGATTGGATCGATTCAGATAGTACAACTCCACTTTCCCAAG ATTCAGAGAGATTCACTGTAGTGTCATACAACATACTGGGAGATAGAAACGCATCACATCACAAAGATTTGTACACCAATGTGTCTTTCCCTTACCTTAAATGGGGCTACCGCAAAAGGTTGATATGCGAGGAACTCATTCGTCTCAATCCAGACATTATCTGTATGCAG GAAGTAGACAAGTATTTTGATCTTTTTAGAATGATGGAGAAAGCTGGATATGCTGGCTCCTACAAG CGGCGAACTGGAGATAACATCGATGGGTGCGCAATGTTTTGGAAGGCCGACAG gtTTCGAGTTCTGGAGAGGGAAAACATTGAGTTTAGCCAGTTTGGTATGTGCGATAATGTTGCACAGCTTGCAGTTCTTGAG CTGCGGAAATCTAAGTCAAGAAAGATACTGCTGGGAAACATTCACGTGCTTTATAATCCAAATAAAGGAGATGTGAAGCTGGGTCAG ATCCGATCACTCTGCTCAAAGGCTCACTTGCTCTCTAATAAATGGGGTGACATTCCCATTGTTCTAGGTGGGGATTTCAATAGCACTCCCCAG AGTCCATTGTACAGCTTTTTGGCAACCTCTGAG CTAAATATCATGGAACATGACAAAAAAGAGCTGTCTGGCCAGAAAAATTGTCGACCAACCCAAGCTCTTGAGACTGGAAGCAAACCTAGTAATACAATAACTTTCAAAAGCAG CTCTTGGACCAACGAAGAGATCCGTGTCGCGACCGGGCAAGAGAATTCTTACTGGGCTGTACATCCACTTAAACTCAATAGTTCATACGCCTCAGTTATG GGCTCAGCTAATGATACCAGGGACTCTGTTGGTGAACCTCTAGCAACCTCGTATCACTCGAAATTTCTCGGAACGGTTGATTATCTCTG GTACTCTGATGGTCTTGTACCTGCAAGAGTTCTTGATACTTTTCCCATTGACGTTCTCTGCAAAACCAGAGGCCTTCCTTGTAAA GAACTAGGAAGCGATCACTTGGCACTTGTTtccgaatttttttttgaaccgaACGGTTGA
- the LOC104765712 gene encoding carbon catabolite repressor protein 4 homolog 3 isoform X2, which yields MGLPQKVDMRGTHSSQSRHYLYADKYFDLFRMMEKAGYAGSYKRRTGDNIDGCAMFWKADRFRVLERENIEFSQFGMCDNVAQLAVLELRKSKSRKILLGNIHVLYNPNKGDVKLGQIRSLCSKAHLLSNKWGDIPIVLGGDFNSTPQSPLYSFLATSELNIMEHDKKELSGQKNCRPTQALETGSKPSNTITFKSSSWTNEEIRVATGQENSYWAVHPLKLNSSYASVMGSANDTRDSVGEPLATSYHSKFLGTVDYLWYSDGLVPARVLDTFPIDVLCKTRGLPCKELGSDHLALVSEFFFEPNG from the exons ATGGGGCTACCGCAAAAGGTTGATATGCGAGGAACTCATTCGTCTCAATCCAGACATTATCTGTATGCAG ACAAGTATTTTGATCTTTTTAGAATGATGGAGAAAGCTGGATATGCTGGCTCCTACAAG CGGCGAACTGGAGATAACATCGATGGGTGCGCAATGTTTTGGAAGGCCGACAG gtTTCGAGTTCTGGAGAGGGAAAACATTGAGTTTAGCCAGTTTGGTATGTGCGATAATGTTGCACAGCTTGCAGTTCTTGAG CTGCGGAAATCTAAGTCAAGAAAGATACTGCTGGGAAACATTCACGTGCTTTATAATCCAAATAAAGGAGATGTGAAGCTGGGTCAG ATCCGATCACTCTGCTCAAAGGCTCACTTGCTCTCTAATAAATGGGGTGACATTCCCATTGTTCTAGGTGGGGATTTCAATAGCACTCCCCAG AGTCCATTGTACAGCTTTTTGGCAACCTCTGAG CTAAATATCATGGAACATGACAAAAAAGAGCTGTCTGGCCAGAAAAATTGTCGACCAACCCAAGCTCTTGAGACTGGAAGCAAACCTAGTAATACAATAACTTTCAAAAGCAG CTCTTGGACCAACGAAGAGATCCGTGTCGCGACCGGGCAAGAGAATTCTTACTGGGCTGTACATCCACTTAAACTCAATAGTTCATACGCCTCAGTTATG GGCTCAGCTAATGATACCAGGGACTCTGTTGGTGAACCTCTAGCAACCTCGTATCACTCGAAATTTCTCGGAACGGTTGATTATCTCTG GTACTCTGATGGTCTTGTACCTGCAAGAGTTCTTGATACTTTTCCCATTGACGTTCTCTGCAAAACCAGAGGCCTTCCTTGTAAA GAACTAGGAAGCGATCACTTGGCACTTGTTtccgaatttttttttgaaccgaACGGTTGA
- the LOC104765713 gene encoding uncharacterized protein LOC104765713 → MALSSLTWGYARIIAGTLVGGALGFYVMHRIEVSYKMKMEEALKQYEKEKLKRQEEENLSLINEESV, encoded by the exons ATGGCGTTGAGCTCGTTGACATGGGGTTACGCACGGATCATAGCTGGAACACTTGTCGGCGGGGCTCTAGGATTCTACGTAATGCATCGCATCGAAGTTAGCTACAAG ATGAAGATGGAGGAAGCGTTGAAGCAATACGAGAAGGAAAAGCTGAagagacaagaagaagagaatcttaGTCTGATCAATGAAGAATCCGTTTAG